A window of Papilio machaon chromosome 1, ilPapMach1.1, whole genome shotgun sequence contains these coding sequences:
- the LOC106714233 gene encoding transcription elongation factor S-II produces the protein MSVEEDVMKIQKKLTKMTSEDGTGQEDALELLKNLQTMAINLDVLTKTRIGMTVNALRKSSKDEEVISLCKTLIKNWKKFLSTPNTPSKDSGSSSKPKKDSSKDKEKKEDREKDRKLPASFPPQSNTTDAVRLKCRELLTQALKIDGENPNSCGSPEELAEELEECIYTEFKNTDMRYKNRVRSRVANLKDPKNPTLRTNFLNGVISASRLAKMTPEEMASDEMKNLREKFIKEAIDDAQLATVQGTKTDMLKCGKCKKKNCTYNQLQTRSSDEPMTTFVLCNECGNRWKFC, from the exons AGGACGGCACT ggACAAGAAGATGCtcttgaattattaaaaaatctgcaAACGATGGCGATAAATTTGGATGTGTTGACGAAAACAAGAATAGGAATGACTGTGAATGCTTTAAGAAAATCAAGTAAAGATGAAGAAGTGATTTCATTATGTAAaacattgattaaaaattggaaaaaattCCTTTCCACTCCCAATACACCTTCTAAAGATTCAGGCAGTTCATCAAAGCCTAAAAAAGATTCAAGCAaggataaagaaaaaaaagaggACAGAGAAAAAGACAGAAAACTGCCAGCATCATTTCCCCCACAATCAAATACAACTGATGCTGTAAGACTAAAATGTCGGGAACTGTTGACGCAGGCCTTAAAGATAGATGGAGAAAATCCAAATTCTTGTGGATCACCGGAAGAGTTGGCAGAAGAGCTAGAGGAGTGCATTTATACTGAATTTAAGAATACTGATatgagatataaaaataggGTTCGTTCAAGAGTTGCAAATTTGAAGGACCCTAAAAATCCGACATTACGTACCAATTTTCTCAATGGTGTAATATCAGCCTCGCGGTTAGCTAAGATGACTCCTGAAGAAATGGCCAGCGATGAGATGAAGAATTTACGAGAGAAGTTCATCAAGGAAGCAATTGATGATGCTCAATTGGCAACTGTACAGGGTACCAAAACAGATATGCTCAAATGTGGCAAATGCAAAAAGAAGAATTGTACTTACAACCAGCTGCAAACCAGAAGCTCCGATGAGCCCATGACAACCTTTGTCCTTTGCAACGAGTGTGGCAACCGTTGGAAATTCTGTTAA